Within the Syngnathus scovelli strain Florida chromosome 6, RoL_Ssco_1.2, whole genome shotgun sequence genome, the region GGGCAGCTGGGGCACTTTGTTCTGGATCCAGCCCAGCAGACGCTGCTTGGGCGTCAGCTTCTTGGCctcctcgtcgtcctcgtcgtccCACATGGGCATGGAGATGGAGTAGTGCAGGATCAGAGTCCAGATAAGACCCAGGATCAGCTTGAGATTCCCGTCAACAATGGCTTTGCTGTCTGGGGCGAGAGaattatgatgattattattctgGAGTGGTCTggtgtggaaaaaaacaaaagcgtcAAACATCCATGTCAGCGAGTGCCTTGAGATCGGAGTTGAACTCATTTGCACATGAAGAAGAAGGTCACGAATGAAAtgttttgggtttttgcaaTATAGAAAGCATGGTTGTTTCCTGTCTGTTGTTTCCAACACTGCTGCATAGcaatagcattaagctaacagaTCAGACTACACTGCGCCGCGCCGTTCTTTTCCATGCGACAAATAAATTGGCTCTTAAAGCAGCTGGAAAATGGAGCGGAGTCTCCAGACGAGATGGAAGAGCCGAGCCGGCCGTGTTTCACCCATGTCGGAGTGCGGGGCTGAGCGGGCTATTCTGAGTAGGTACGTATACAAACAACCAACGGCCCTTGAGCGATCCAATGCGCCTTCCTTGCTGGCGGGCGCAGTTGTCTGCCAGAGGGGCCCCGTCATCTGTCATGTGTTCACAATGCTGCGCTGAAGACGCTGACAGCTGAAGAGATGCGCAAGCGGCCACGGAAATACCGCTTGGATTTCAATGACCTCCCGAAGCGCTCAGAAATCAAAGCCGGCTGGGAGATGGGACCCATCCGCGCGCTTCAAACTTTGCCCGACGAGCCGCTTTGGTTTCAAGATGCCGTGGCTTCAGCGCTTTCAACGCGCTATGTGGGCacccgtgcccctcttttttggGCTGGAAGCTGAGCTCAAATCAGGTAGGCCAGCCTGTTTTGAGCTTTCGTGCCGAGGCCGAGACCCGCCCCCCCCCTGCGCTCGCTGATACCAGTGAGTTGGTGAGCGAGCAGCTGCTGTTTGTCAGGCCCGCTGCCGCTGACATCTTGTCATGTGTGGCAGGCCAAAGGGCACACTTTGAGTGCTGCAGTCAGGTGCGGCAAAagccgtccgcccgcccgcccgcccacccgACGCCGCCTGTCTGACAACTGCCAGCACAAAGCCACGTCCGTCAAACGCCGTGCCGGCGTTTTATCGCCTCCGAGCGATCGTGCAGGCCTAGATGAGGCCGCGAGCTGAGGCTGCTAGCTGAGGCTGCTAGCTGAGGCTTCTAGCTAGCTGAGGCCGCTAGCTGAGGCCACTAGCTGAGGCTGCGAGCTGCTAAATGACCTGAGCCTGCTAGCCAAGGCCGCTAGCTATGGCCGCTCGTTGTGGCCACTAGCCGAGGCCGCTAGCCGAGGCCGCTAGCCGAGGTCGTGTGTGTTCTGACGCACATGACTGTCAGAAGCCTCTGGGCACATTAGATTGATGCGGCAACACGGGACTGAGATCCTACAATCTAAAAGTAGCGGAAGCGGCGCTGCCACGCATTGCCCTAGCAAATGCAGGGAATCAAGTGTCGGGCAAATCAGCCTCCTGAGATTGTGCAAGTAGCTACACCCAATGTACGCTGTCGGAAATATGAGTGTCCATTTGTATCCCTTCATTCAGTCTGATGTACTGACTGGGACAAATGATCGGACTCCAAAGTAGTTGCTTGCTCCCTTTGCAGAGGCTGAAGGACACCATTTATTAGGTCACCACGAGGGAAAGCTTTTACCGTCCCGCTGAGTGCAATTGACCACTTTTGAATGAAGGCAGGATACCATCTCAAACTTTTTGGCTTTCCCTTCCGACATGTACGTATTTTACATTTTGTACAAGTCAGTAATTCATTTGGAGCTTATCATTTTGGGTTTAGTTCGCCTCTTCCACCGACGCTGTCAATTCCGCCCCTCCCCCAAAGTTGACTTTTGCTCTTGTGCGAAATGGCCAAAGCCTCATCGCTCCCTCTGCGCAATTTGGGACCTTTGCCCATCGGAGCCACCCCCCCAAAGTCGGATCCAAAGCCCGAGGCACTCACCGATGGACACCAGCTTGATGTGCTCCCGGTCCAGAAACTCCAGTGCCACCGAGACGTTTTCCAGCTTCATCTGCCGGAAGTTGGGCCTGTTGTGGTACTTGCGATACATCTTCTTCTGGCTCAGGACCTCCAGCAGCCAAATGAGCTTCAGGCCGTCGCTGAAGTCGCGCTGCAGGTCGCTGATGTTCTTGTTGACGCACTTGAGGTGCTCATTGCACCAGCGGGTGAAGGTGTTCTGCTGGATCTTCTTCCACGGCGCATCCTCGGCCAGGTCCTTCTCGGTGGCCGGGATCTCGTCGTCCTCCTCGCCGCCAAAGTCGGCGGCCTGGTAGTACTGCGGCTCCTCGCCGTAGTTGTTGCTCATGGTGGCGGCCCTGCTTTCTGGCTCGCTGGGTCGTTGGCTCGCTGGGTCGCTGGCTCGCTGGGTCGTTGGCTCGCTGGGTCGCTGGCTCGCTAGCTTTTTCGAGTCCGAGTTGAACAATCGAAGCGGTGAGGTGAGGGGAGCGGGCTTGTCTGGTGGAACGGcgcttccttctccgctcttgtcCAAGTCGCTGGTGGCAGTGAGGCCCCGGGAACAGGCGACGACGTGTTTGACTTGAATGTCCAGACGGACTACTGACTGGTGGCTTTTTAAAGGCGCCCCCCCCAGCGCGTCATTCCGGAGCCCTGCCATCACGCTCCATGCGCTCATCCACAAGAGGTCCGGGGGCTCCGGCTCGGTTTACCGGGCCCTCCCTGATTGGTCAAAGCCCAGTCAAAGCGTGTGGCTTATTTTTAGGCGCTCCTATTTGGGAGaccctgtgtgtgcgtgcgtgcgtcaagaatgctttttctttcctccctccccagtctgcTCAGGAAGACATCGGTGCTGACAATTGTAGACATGAACCTGCTTGAATCTTTCCCATAGCAGGTCCTATCCCAAAGTCCTATCGCTTTTGCTTTGTTTAGCTCCAAAACATTGGAATCCAATACTAATCACAATGTACGAGTCAGAATAGAAAATCTTCGGACGTGCTCATCAGTCAGCAGTCATTGATGCTCAAAGATTGACACGCAATCTTTTTATAGATGATGTGAGTGGACTCTGGAGGCCTGTCGTCTTCTTTTGGGTCCGTTCATACTGCTAATGAAGTGCTCATTTGATgatgtgcgtttgtgtgcgcGGCAGGATGACACGCGCGGCCTGGCGGCCTGGCGGCCCGGCGGCCTGGCGGCGTGGTGACTCAGCGGCAGGCAGCAAAGCCAGGATATCATCCAATTACAATCTATTTAGAAGCCAATTTGAAGCGAATAACCACGGCCGTCGCCATTTCAAGTAAGGCCGCGTCATCGATGCTCATCTTTTgcctttgttttctctttcttgTTTTGAAAGGCAGGTGAGTTCAAAGTGCAATCTTTGGCTTTCCATGATAGCGCCTGCCGCGATTAGCATCTTGTCCAACTCAGTCAACGTTGAGTCACAAAAGTGAACGCAGCGTTTCCCGTCATTTGGGTGGGGAGGGGCTCATGCCCtgcccccgccctgcccccaccCCGAGGAAAAGGCAGACACCATGAGGGCGGCAAGTTATATTTATTTTCTCACGTCACACACAGTAGAAATGGAGCTGCGGGTGACAAATAGCCACAGCCATGTGAAAAAGAACAAAGTCGAGCGGAGCCACATGCAAAGCGGCCGCCGAAGGTCGGATGGATCGCAACTCCGACGGCCGTTTCAATAAAACGAGAGCTGGCCTTCCCCGTTTGTCCAACGGGAAGCTGCAAGTCATCACTTTGCAGCTGCCGTCTAAAGttgaacgcacgcacgcacgcacgcaccctcGTGGCCACATCAAGCTTACCGTCGGCTTCATTCGTCTTCTTTGCGCTGGCCGTTGAGCGCAAACTAGGTCGGGTTCAAAGCCAACGAATTGCCTTTCTCTGAACCGCTGAGAGCCAAACATTTGAGCATGTTTTTGTGGCAATTGCTCAAATTGTGCCCGATGAGCCAAACGGTTCCAATTCCTTTAAGCGGCTTCGTACGGTTGCGGGGCCGCTCGACGAGCGAGCAAACGCCATCACGGCAATGGTTAACGACGACGGCCGCTTTGTCGAGCGTGAAATTAGAGCCGTCTTAATAGTCCCGGCGGGAAGGAGGGAGCCATTAACGGCTTCCGTCGCAAACGTTGCCTGCCGGGAGATCCCCGAGTGAGCCAGCGGCCGCGCTGACAGTTCTTTTGCCGCCGGTCGCTCGTATTTGTGCTTTAGGGGGCGGGCCTTAGTGACTGACATCACTCGGTCTTATGGGCTGAGTCTTAAGGAGTTGTGCGCTGGTGTCTGCTGCATGCTTTTCATCTTTGGAAAAAGCACTAAAGTCATTTCAACAGCTAAAAATACACTGAAATGTTCTCTTTTTCAATTGTAAAGTCTCGATGAACGTGTGTGTCCCTTGGAGCGCTTGCGAGACGAGGTGCCTCTCCGTCACGTGGGAAAACAAACGGCAAGAACGACAAGGTGAATTTACGCGCAAAACTTGGTGAATGTGCATGTCACCTTGCCTTCCTTAAAAATCaagcgcgagcgagcgagcctggTGCACAAGCTCCCCCGCATTTcagtgcactgaacaacaaagcATTGGACAAAGGCAAGAATGAAAGCAACAAATGACTGACTAAGGATGCAATAAAAGAGAGAGAATATTCACACAAGAGGAGTGAGTGACAGCGTCCTCCACGGCGACCGTGCACGTCGTAGCCACCGGGGCCAGCCAGCCACGCTCCCTCCCGGCTGTCCGTGGGATAAGGTCAAGATCGGACGAGCGCCCTCAACAAGGCGGTCGCCGTCAGCAGCGTGGCGGCGGCCGTCAAGATGGACTTCCAAGCTAGCTCACTCCCCTGACGCAAGACACCAAGGAGGGAAGCTCGTCAAAGACgcacgacagaaaagtcacccaGCGATTTGGCTTGAGCAACGCTTGGCTGAACCTTTTGGGGGGCTGGCTAAGTTGGAAAAGCTTCCATATGTAACTGAGTGGCGGCAACATGAATGAAGTTAGCACAACGAGTTGCTTTCCTTTTCCTTCTGTCAAGAAAAGGGACAAGccaaaggcaggaaaggcaattggTTTTTAGCGACGATTGCGATTtgaggcgagcgagcgagcgagcgagcgcgcgctTGTGTTGTGCTTTGGCAAACTGCCCACCCACCCGTTCCTTGAGGCGCACGTACTTATTTGGACTTTTGCTGTCATGGCCAATTGCAGAAATTCAGCGGTGCCTTGAGGTGCGCTTGCTTCCGTTTCTTACGTAAGCGCTGAAAAGACGTGAAGCAAGCGGCGGTGGCAAAAAGAAGACTTTCGCTGCTACTCTCTCTAGAGGACTGCAGGAATAGCCTTGCTTTTTCACAGGAGACTATTGTCTGCCATCCACAAGCGTTAGCCTGCCCGCGGCGGGCCTTTTACGTTAGCACCGAGCTAGCTCAAGCGGCTCGTATCTCGAGAAAGCCAGCGCTGGCTGCGAGCCAATCGGGCAGAAAACTCTCCTGTTTCCTTTGCTGTGGTCAAAGGCGCGATTCGGGTTTAGGGCTCCGAGACCCTCTCATACCTTGCTCTGTGGGACGCCAACTCCGACAAGCAGCACCAGACCACGGCCACTATTACAATCATTCCTATGAAGGGGATGGAGAGAACAGGGTgctcagatggatggatgaagctcTGAGGAGGGAACAAACACAAAGACAAGGAGCATGGGGATGACGGGCGCACGACGGACCAACAAACATGCAGCCAACGATGGCTGACGTTCGAGCCgccgccgtgacatcagctcatTCTTCCCAAATGGAAATAGGTGCACAAAGGTTAGGGCTCGCTTGCGACCGCTTGGGCCAGTCTGACTGAAACTCCGGCAGAAGGAAACAATTGTGCACCTTCGGCGGACAATTTTGGACCGTGACGCTCCTCCcctaagggaagggaagggaagggaagggaagggcacGGACGGGTAGACAGTttgacacaacacacagacaacaaagAAAAAGAGGAGAGACTTGACGAGCGCGTTTGTGCGTGCAATCTGTTTTCTTGGATTTCACTTGACTGCTTGGGAGTCATTCGCCGTTTGATTGGCTGGCGCTTTGGCCTTTTAGTACCTGGCAGAGATTCAAGGACAGACGCGCTGACGCACAGAAAGCCATCCCATTTGAAAGGGAACATACCGCGGACGGCATGAGAGACACACACCACAGACGAGATGCAGTAGGTGCCATGCCATTTGCAGTAGACCCGAGCCTCCATCACAGTGCTCCCTTGACTGTGTTGACTTTGATTGCTTGGTACCTCAATTTACCAAGCATCCAAGTGCCCCAAGGCTCCACTCTTGAGCCCCTCTACTTGGGCTTGGGCTTGGGCTTGGGTCCGTGCTGCAAACGTATGTTCTTTCAAGCAAGAAAATGAGCTAACTCAAGGTACCACTGGACGGACCTAGTTGTTTTTTCTGGTTCATGGCGACGGACTTGGCGCCAGCGGCCTTCCTCACCTGAGCCAACTTGTCCAGCTCTGCCTTGCAGCGCCCAagctcctcctccagctggTTGCGCTCCTTCTGACTGCTGTCGTAGAGCTCCTGCAGCTCTTGCAGCTCCAGCTTCAGCCCGTGACACTGGAACAGAAGCAACCAGATGGTGGCCAGATGGCAACCAGATGGCTCACCAAGCCATGTCGGGTGGCCGAGGCTTGCGACCCTTGAGCCAGACATTGGACACCTGTTggaagagcgagcgagcgagcgagcgagcgagcgtgcgcCGACTCACCTCTTTGTGAACCCGCGAGGCCTTCTCCTCAGCCTGTTTGAGCTGCTCCCTGAGCGAGCAGATCTCGCCGACGCCGCCGTGCCATCCGGTGGGCGTCCCGGGCTTGCCGTCAAAGGAGATGTTCTTCTGGACCCAGGCGTCGTGCGAGGGAGCCGCGCTCACCTCGCTCAGGGTGTCGTCGGCGCCCGTCTCCGTCCCTTTGCCCCGGCCGCCTTCGTCGTCGGAGCTGAAATGGCGAGGAGCCGGCTGAGGTCGAGCATTAGGACACTGCGCCTGCCGTTTGGGGAACTTAGCGGCAGCGTCCCCGCCCGAGGCCCGGGTAGCAAACAGCTGACGAGTGGCCTCTCACCTTGTCTTCTGTCGGCGGAGCAGCTGCAGCCTCTCCGAGAGCCTCCGGTTGTCCTCCTTCAGGGCCCGGCACTCCTCCCTCAGGCTCCggcactcctccttcaacagCTCCACGTCGCCTGCAACGGCTCGGGGAATTAATTGTATCACGAATTATGTGACTCCCGGCGGGCCTGGTTGGGGCTCGGCCCCCAAGCGCCTCACCCTGCGGCCCTTGGCGGCTCTTCACGCTGATCTCGGCCCTCAGCGTGGTGATCTCCAGCTCGTAGTGGCGCGCGTCGTCGCCGAGGCGCCCGAGCTC harbors:
- the ccdc136a gene encoding coiled-coil domain-containing protein 136 isoform X2; the protein is MDGLRLPPLIEEALDAAGDPSELKADGGAEERDVPEDGDEKLEMEPERAAKDGEDGGGELSEKQEQEEQQQEEQELEELRAQVLQLLLELEDARETSTKHHDGFLELQGLLEDERLASAHQAEAFARQIHNLQAQLRSAKEEMDGLEEEKESELAEALEELRAAREEALLLQQAAEEAAAERENDIASLQEELCRRRAELGRLGDDARHYELEITTLRAEISVKSRQGPQGDVELLKEECRSLREECRALKEDNRRLSERLQLLRRQKTSSDDEGGRGKGTETGADDTLSEVSAAPSHDAWVQKNISFDGKPGTPTGWHGGVGEICSLREQLKQAEEKASRVHKECHGLKLELQELQELYDSSQKERNQLEEELGRCKAELDKLAQGSELAWKSILTAAATLLTATALLRALVRS
- the ccdc136a gene encoding coiled-coil domain-containing protein 136 isoform X1; the protein is MDGLRLPPLIEEALDAAGDPSELKADGGAEERDVPEDGDEKLEMEPERAAKDGEDGGGELSEKQEQEEQQQEEQELEELRAQVLQLLLELEDARETSTKHHDGFLELQGLLEDERLASAHQAEAFARQIHNLQAQLRSAKEEMDGLEEEKESELAEALEELRAAREEALLLQQAAEEAAAERENDIASLQEELCRRRAELGRLGDDARHYELEITTLRAEISVKSRQGPQGDVELLKEECRSLREECRALKEDNRRLSERLQLLRRQKTSSDDEGGRGKGTETGADDTLSEVSAAPSHDAWVQKNISFDGKPGTPTGWHGGVGEICSLREQLKQAEEKASRVHKECHGLKLELQELQELYDSSQKERNQLEEELGRCKAELDKLAQSFIHPSEHPVLSIPFIGMIVIVAVVWCCLSELASHRARGVS